In Brassica napus cultivar Da-Ae chromosome C2, Da-Ae, whole genome shotgun sequence, the sequence CATAAGCAATGTATGTGAGgaccataaatttattaaatctaAGAAGATTTTATTAGCCATGATGTGTACCTCGGGACGGTGCTAAAGTCCGTTTTGATAGCAAGATGGCTTTTCTCATATTACGTGCATTTTTCTGCTTGACTATTAAGATTAATAGtagttagtttaaaaataatagcgtaaaagaaataaattatagtACTGTTGCTTACTGTAAGAGTCACAGCCATCACAGCCACCTGTTATATTAAATCCGGGAAATTAGTTTGTTTAATGAATAAGGTTTGTTTAGAATATAATACTACGATACATAAAAGATTACAATCGtaatattttggtttgaatGTCGGTAAAAAGATACACAATTCAAGCAGTTGGATGAGACAATTTTGATATTAGTATTATCTATTTTTGATAGTAAATACATaccttttggtttattttgtgaTCCACGTGGACAGCTCCGTTTCCGTTTTTGGGTGTGTCCTCCTGTAATAAGTGTGTAATGAACATTGATTAActatttttgttaattgtaCGTTGTTGTATTAGTTttcctaattaaaataatatagaggTGGTCAATTTCTTCCAATTGCATAATCCTAGTATCAGTTTAATCTAATGTAGACTTTTAATCCAATatcctaattaaaataaacactGTTAAGTGTATAGTATTTatctaatttgatatttttaatggTCATATCATACACGTCTTTGTTTATTCATATTAATAAATGTACTTCCATACACGTTGAGTCTAAATTAATGTAAATGAGATATGGTATTTCAAATATAGTAaggattatttttaattttcagatAAAGTAACATGAGCCTTGGACTACGCCATGTGAAAATTGTGGCCACGTAGGGGTTTGATTGAATAAGGTGGGAGGAAGAAGATTATTAAGGAAAGTAGAGactggaaacaaaaaaataatatagttatcttttctctctttaaAGCTTTCCTGTAAAACATAATGAAACAAATTGAAAACAATTTGAAAATTAGAATATTGCGTTTTCATATTGCTGTGAAGACtttgaaactaatatatatatatattatgtctGTGAAAAATTGAAACTAACGTTCgtaatatttaagtatatggtTATAGTTGTCTAAATAATTAAAGATTGTCTGTCTAAACAAACCCACTTAGCATACAATATACTGGTTTTTTATGAAACGATATTTATATAGCCACTATATATCATTGACTATAGAACTGTCCCTTATAATCATAAGGAATAATTCCAACGTAATAAAgaacataaataattataagaatGATATGGTGTTATTTAGTCTTTCAAAAACGTgtataaaacttaaataatataaataatgtaACGTTTCTGGGTAgttcttatataaaaaattttgaattataatatAGCTTTGCAACTTTCTATGCTGAATGAGTACAATTGCCACCAAAACCAATTTATTGTTAGATATGGTTTGAATATTCATACTCCTTggtacaaaataattataaccCAAAAGATAATGAACGATACTGGATGcttctaattttcttttatttgagAGAAACATGCAGGAGATTTGGTATTTACCTGACACTTCAATGGGCTGGCTATTGGGGAGGCTATACATACCGCTAAAACAGAGATCCGCACCACCAACTTATTCCAGACAAATGTTGCTTGGAAGTGTAGAAGAAACAGATGAGGTCTTGGTCTTTCTCAAGTCTTCTTCTTTCTAACGCAAGAGAATAAGGGGTTTTGGAAGAGTTTGAtttacttttcctttttttctttccctTTGAAAGGTTATAGTCAAAGATTATAATTACTGGTTGAATGAATTTATTACTTTCCTATTTAGATGAgattttaacataaatataggATCATATGGAATATGGGATTTTAAGAAGTTTCAAAAATGTAACATAGTCTAAGATCTTCCTGCTGTGTGATGTGTGTATGTGATGGCTACGTGGAGTTCAAATTGTATATGGGATATGGAAATAATTAAGTCTAGCGAGATATTTATGAGgccaaatcatttggtttgtATAAACGAATTCAAATTATGAAAACAATTGCTCTGAGAAAACTATATAGGAAGGATAGTTCAATCGATTAAAAGCCAAAGTCtgaaatgaaatgaaacaaAGCAAAGTCttgttaaaaaccaaaatagtaCTTAAACTGAAGCAAACGTTCAAAAACCAACATAATACTTGAAGTTCAATGCAAAGACTTAAGCATCATCGAACTGAACCATCATTTCTCACATCTTGCCCGTTTGACTCTCTCTGGATCAACACTGTCAAACATTCTCTTACACTCTTCATCTGCAGAATCTCCACGGCTTTTTGAAGGCTCACACATGTCACTTCCAGTCTGCACTGCTTCCATGGACGGTTCAGCAATGGCGTTTCCAAGAGAGCCTTCTGTGGGTGATGGTGTCTCTAGAAGGAGGATCTTGGTGACAGTGATAGCTCGGGTGTTGCCAGAGAAGTTGTGGTCTGTAACTTTCACACAAAACTTATGGGTCTGTCTGATTATGCTGATCAGAGTTTCCGGGACAGGCACTTCATGGTCAGGGCCTTTGTCTTTATTGGCCTTGCATTCAAGAACGATAGTGTGAGTTTCAATCATTTAAGAGAATAAACTGATAGATATTTACCTCAAAGTAGCTGATGACCAACTCAGATGCGTGCCTCCCAGTCAACTGAAAACCAGCATCACCAAGCAGGACAAAAAAACCTTGTTCACTGCTGTCATAAACCGAAATCTTTGCACGGTACCTGTTACGTAAGAATCAGAAGTTAATAATCTAAAACTAATATAAGAGAGAGTGTAATTGATCATCGAGGCCAATGAACATACTGTGCAACTCCAGCTGTGGTATCCTTCACACATCTTGGGTTCGTGCAAATCAATGAGTTTGCGCCTTTGGTAGCCTTACTATGACACCCAGTGCATGCAATATAGTACCAAGCAGATCCATGAACCACATCATCAATCGTAGCAGTGCACTCAAAAAAGGCATCCTGCAACAGTCCAAAAGCATTTGATATAAACATATAAGCGTTTAAAATTTGCAAGTAATATTTAGCTTAGTATTTAGCTTTGCAGATTCCAGAGTCATGTAGGAGAATATGTCAGATATAGTCATCGTCTCTCGCTTAGTGACCACCTCTGCACTAACCTGCTTAGCAATCTCTGGGTTTGTGGAGAGCCTAACATTAAATAGAAATCATAGCTTCAGTCAATAACTTCAATTTGCGTAAATGTGTGCTCAACATAAACTTCTATAGACGGTGGTACATACCAGGCGAAGTAATCAATTGTTGGTTGGACATCATAGTCCATGAAAACCCGTGTGGGAGACATAGAACTCAGTGCCATTGTACCTGTTAAATGACGGAAGAAGGATTAAAGATGATAGGAGTGTAAAGCTAGCAGCCAAtttaaaagaacaaaactttTGTAGAATGTTTAATAACCTTAAAACATGACACAATAATCAGTCAAACGTGAAACCAAAAGGAAAAATGATTACCTCCTAGACGTTTAGTGTTAACGGCTGTGACCAAAACAACTGTGGGAGTATTTTCGTAGGACTTAAACTTCTTGCAGAAGTCCGTTGCTGCCTGGTCCCAGAGGTAGAGCTTCATGACAGGTCCTctgaaaaaataatatcttaGGGACGTAGGAACTAAAGAGAGATGGTGTATTGAAAATAGGAGAACACACTTACTCGTGTGATTGCACATGAATCATAATGTGCCGAGTGGTAGCGATCTTCGCTTCATCAATAGTGGGACGCTCGGTAATAATCTGTCCATCGACCAGCTTCATGTGGCCAAGAACATCTATAACATTTATCATTAAGAACGTAATTCAGATTTctaatctaacaataaaaaaacgaaACACGTGAACTAATTATTTAACCCAATAAAATTCTTCAATTCTTTAGCAAACATGAACATAGACagaaacaacatcaaaatataaatttagtaaaattagtATGCTTACCATAGAGGTCACCTTTCAGATCACAGTTGGCCTCAAAATCCTCATACGAATGCATCCTGAAACGGTCTTCATCAAAAGGGATTGGAATGTCGTGAAGGACCGACAACTCAGAGTTCCATGCGAAGGACACGGTTGTGATATGATCAGCAACCCGATACATCGGTTTGTTCTTCCATCCGTAGAAGTTGATGAGTTCGTAAACCGAACCTCGCTTCTTCTCAGGCAAGTATTTCTTAATACGTCCTGGTGGAATGAATCCTTGAATGACAGTTCCCTATTGTCGAAAGtaataacaaaaacacaaaaggaGAATCAAACCTCggatttaaacaaaaactataCCAAACCATACTAACTAACTAAATAACCGTATAACAAAACGTCAAAATCAAAGTATAAAATCTTATTAACATAACTAATTAACCATAGCTTCGTCTTCAAAGTTGAAAGAAACGTCAAAAGCACAACTTAAAGTTTAATTAACTATTCCAACATAATAACTAATGAACCCAAGCACGGATCTCACGGTCTAGAAACAATTTATATCGTcggaaaaaaataacaaaacacaaaatGTATAATGAACCCAAGCACGGATCTCACGGTCTAGAAACAATTTATATCGtcggaaaagaaaaacaaaacacaaacgaCAAAATCACGGTTCCAGATTTAATTAACTAATCTAACATAACTAATTAGCTTTAACACAAATCGACCTCAAGGTGTAGATAAAATTTTTAGGAAGTTGACGTACCTGCTCGTCGATGAGAAGCATCTCCAGGCCAATAAGGGTCTTCTTCACCGGGTTCTGAGCCTCCCAGAAATGGATGAGTCGAAAGCGCAGACGGGTTTCATGGGGACCTAGAGAGACATCTTTGAAGAACATCACTTTTTCGTCAGAGTCGGAAGAGGCAGGAGACTTTCCATTTCGTTTCATCGCCATAGCTTGAGATCTGAGTTTTTCAAGGGCTTTGCTTTTTACGGAGAAGAAAGATCAATCTATATAGGAGGAGGAAAAGAGGGAGGTGAAACGAAATCATAATGAAGGTATTGATTGATCGAAATGAAACTATTGATAGTGTAGGATTGAATCGATGGAGTCTACGGATTTTTTCTTTTCGATCGGAGAAACCGAAGTGATAATGGTGAGGAGAATCGTCACCTTTTGAGGTCGGCTCATCTAAATGATTCTTGTCGCAATCACGAAACAACCCGAAGCCCGAGTCGCAATCCCTTAAAGCCCAAAGCGAAATCAGTAAGCCAGCCCAAAGCGAAATCAGTAAGCCCACGTAATTTTTTACTCGACTTTAGTCGGAGAAAAACCGTGTCTGACGTGGCGAAGCAAAAGAATCTGATTGGCCAAATGAAAAATCCTACGTGGCACTCTGTACGCTCTGCGTATTCGGCTTTTAGTAGTGTTAGATTGATTGGTGGCCAGGTTTGGATATCATGAATTAACAAAACTATACTATTGTCCCCTTGAACAAAACCAAATATTATCAATTTTGGACTCTCACTATCCTTcttgtatataaaaatttatatcacCTGATTTGACCAAGAACGAGATGTAGAGAACAATTAGTTACCAGTTCCATATAATGTTTCATGGGTTCATCAGAGCGTCCGTGGGATTTCTTTGTACAAAGGCACAAAAGATGAAACCAGTTATTCATGAGATGCCGGAGAGAGGATTTATCAGAGTTTTCCGGTTGGGACAATAAGAGAGAGATGTGGAGGTGACGAACAAAGAGAAGCTGGCGATACTACTTGAAAACTCTGCAACAGCCAAATCGTAAGTTAATGAGTGGGTATGGGACTaagaaaattagttttaaattagtttttcttttaatattttttaaaattatataattagaggGTTATAATTGGGTTAACCTTAATATTAGCTCTAAGTGGAGAAAAATCCTTAATACTATTCTAAGGGGACAACAACTAAGTTTTGTTGTTCTTTATTAGCAAAATTCCCAAAACAAATTGTGTAAAAATGATATATCAAATTATGAATGCTAATAAAAAGAGATTTTTTTAGGAATATACTGGAAATAAAGACGATATTCATATTCAACTTtgctaaataatttaataaaatgtaaaacaaatacattTTGTAAActttgatatatcatttttaaacaataatgtGATACATTTGGTAATACAAACGTTCTGTAGGCAAGATTTGTTTTGTATGAAGATAATAGTTGTATAACCCTATGTTAACTTTTTTATGCTTTCGTTATCTTAGGCTATTGTTAAAATTAATGGTTTTGCTTCCAAAAGTATTGTAACTGGTACATAGGGTTTTATTGTTCGTAAGCTACGGTGTTGGTTTAAGGTATATAAGAGAGgttgatttttctattggttttgTTGTATAAGAGACTGTACTAAATGATGCAATGTGATTGGTCACTAAATACTTGCTATCGATTGGTGTATATTTCTGactgattttaattaattaagaaaaactatagTTAAAGCAGTGGCATTCTCTTGTAAATAGTTTGAAAATTAAGGGCAGAATCCTAATATAGTTCttgctttaataatatagattattattttttttttttcaatataactCACTTAACACCCTGTCACACTCGTCTCACAGTCAGCCAGCCCACTAATCGTGCAAGGAATGAAGGTCATTACGTAGAGGACTTCATCATTCTCTTTTTTAAAGGGATTTATTTCGCCTTTTTTGAATCTCTCCCCACAATCAACCACTTCCCTGTTAGCCATCCCCAAATCAGGGGAAGCCATATCACGATTCTGCTCTTTGAGGTAATTCAAACCTGAGGTTAGCCACTCATAGCCATCTTGGTAATGGTTAAGACAAACTTCCAACTTCTTTTTAATAAGCCTACTTTTGTATCTCTTCTCTTTTATGAACTTCTCCACAATTCTTTTCATGTTTGTTATGTTCGATATCGCGTTATTCGTAGCTACCACGATCAAGTCAATCTTATTTCTCACTTTCTTGGTCTCTGGATTCTCTTTAAGAGATCTGATGCAAATCTTAAGGAATTCTTCTGAATCCATCGGGCTTGGAATATCTGACAAACTCTTGCAATTTTTTTGAATCAGAGAATCTGCCTCTTTGTTGGCTGTGAAACCACTGAAGAGAAGAACGAATACAACGAGGTATGTCAATAACATTGTGTATTTGTTTAAACAACTATATGTGGTGTTTGTGATCAATTTATAAGCAAACAAAAGGTTGAAAACATGAGTATTTTAGAAACGGACATtctttttttagatggctcatGTCATGCGTTGCCACTCCGCTTGCTTCGTTAGCCATTTTTCCTGGGTCAATTTCAGTTTGTGCGCCTATTTATTTCTTCATTTGAATATGCTATTTCTTTGTCAAATACATTGTGCAATAACTTTTCTGGATATCTCTAAAACTGATTTGTAATTGGTCTTATAAGAAAAAAGGTGAGATGTAAAATATTTTCaggcaatttttttttaacaactataTGGATTCTGATTATGGAATATTACTAgaattttccttttattattttaattaataaataaattacaaaaagtacaagaaatacacacattttaaacaataaaacagTAACTTCTGCGTTGATCTTATCACGTTTTAGCAGTGGTTTTAGACATCCTCTTAGacattgattattttttataaagtaaTTAATGTAAATTTAACAGGTATTGCATtgattttatagtatttttatgtaataatatatgattatataaaatattattgtgtTTTTAATATTCTAAAGTCAAATTAAAattccatataaatataaaggTAATTGCCACAAATATTACATTCATAGtttcacttttcatgtttatactaaggaaaaaatgtcatttaaatcctcaactttcaaatataaaccaataaaaGCCTCATCTTTTATCCAAACCGTTTAAATCATCAACTTTTTGTAAGTTACCTTTTAAATCCCAAACTTCCATTGACCAAATAAAAAAGAACCCAACAAAAGTCAACTGTTAAATCTATAGTAACATccgttaaagaaaaaaaaactgtcgGAATCGTGTaactttaatttaataaaaaacaaaaagacgTTCGGACCACGTACATCCATCTATTTTGAGGAACACGCTGCCAATTGGGCTAGTTAGCATATTTGCATTAATCGTACTTACTTtagttacatatttatatattcacttGGTTTTGTGATGTcactaaataaattagttttaatattttaaaataactaatataatgAATGAActaattaatttctaaattaaaatttaaaggaATATACATTTTTAGGATTATATATGCTGCTTTagtcttttttatttgaattgtttttaataaataaccgAAAACCTCCacgtattaaaaaataataattagtttgataatttaataaataaataaggctGAAATTCagtaatttcaaaactaatatatttattaaattattaaacttatTAATCTATTAAGTTATCAACATTACAAAATTAGTATAATATAAAGATTTATGTATAAGCAGAAAACAATCAAAGCCAACTAGCGTACGTCTGGAGCATTTCGAAACGACATTGTTTTGTTATTTAACGGATGTTAATAAAGACTTAACGGTTGACTTTTGCTGGCTTCTTTTTGGCTTGGTCAATGAAAGTTTGGGATTTAAAAGCCAACTAGACCCTAAACCCGCTCAAACGCGCGGGTGtttgatttcatttttatatacgtaaaaaaaatttctacatTGTGTTAATGATAAATATTCTTAGCCTTAACCATATTTTCAAACGTTTATGGAAATCTATTTTTGTTAAGATTTGATTAAGAGaatctataatttaaattaagaaaaaacaaacatacTTAAATATAGgttcaataaatatttcaatgGTACGCCATTGTAAATAAATGGTAAAACTAAAGGGTAATCTAATTTTGTACtcctcttttaatagattagatttacaaaaaaaaaataaggattTAAATGGCTTAGATAAAAGTTGAGGCTTTTCTTGGCTTAAATTTGAAAGATGAGGATTTAAACAACAGTTTCCCTTTATACTAAACACTTTTACCTCCATTTTTAATGAAGAGTAAAATGCATTTATGCCCCTAGGGTTGACTAATTTAGATTTAgcgtttagagttgaggggtggggtagagtttttggaatgtgaaatttaggattctaataaatatataaataaatacttaaaaaatataaaaaaaaatttaaaaatagtttcaaacataatttttgattttcaaaaagaaattatgaaaaaagaaatttcaacaaaaaaaattcaaaaagaaattataaaaagtttttaaaaagtataattcgaaaacataaaaatgtacatattttttatttatttatttaaataattatttattatatatagagaaaacaagggtataagagtcttttgtcacttaatgaataatatatttttaaaaatgtcactttaatggtggtaaagatgaataatAGTATCATGAAAGTGGTTAATATGAAATTTCCCCAATATTTTATTGCTGAATTTTTTGTACCTAAAAGTTTATAATTAACTTaactgatttttaaattttaataagtaGGAAGATTAATAGGTTtgtaaaaaaaactttgaaaatgGAAAGACAATAATCTAGTTGTTGTTTTGAGAATGTGGATACTTTATTTATGAATGAAACAcgaagtttgacatgcattttaaatgaatatcaaATCACTTTTCCTGCAACTATGTATATTATCTGATTTTGAGCTATCTATatcatcaatataaatattttaaataaaatgagggAAGTAAACTAGGAATATAggattaattatacatatgttcgctTATTTTCGGGTATTCATTTGGATTTAGATTTTACATATTTGGATTTGGATATCCACTCTCTTCTAATTCAATACCAGTTGGATAT encodes:
- the LOC111213717 gene encoding uncharacterized protein LOC111213717 yields the protein MAMKRNGKSPASSDSDEKVMFFKDVSLGPHETRLRFRLIHFWEAQNPVKKTLIGLEMLLIDEQGTVIQGFIPPGRIKKYLPEKKRGSVYELINFYGWKNKPMYRVADHITTVSFAWNSELSVLHDIPIPFDEDRFRMHSYEDFEANCDLKGDLYDVLGHMKLVDGQIITERPTIDEAKIATTRHIMIHVQSHEGPVMKLYLWDQAATDFCKKFKSYENTPTVVLVTAVNTKRLGGTMALSSMSPTRVFMDYDVQPTIDYFAWLSTNPEIAKQDAFFECTATIDDVVHGSAWYYIACTGCHSKATKGANSLICTNPRCVKDTTAGVAQYRAKISVYDSSEQGFFVLLGDAGFQLTGRHASELVISYFEANKDKGPDHEVPVPETLISIIRQTHKFCVKVTDHNFSGNTRAITVTKILLLETPSPTEGSLGNAIAEPSMEAVQTGSDMCEPSKSRGDSADEECKRMFDSVDPERVKRARCEK
- the BNAC02G33020D gene encoding uncharacterized protein BNAC02G33020D codes for the protein MLLTYLVVFVLLFSGFTANKEADSLIQKNCKSLSDIPSPMDSEEFLKICIRSLKENPETKKVRNKIDLIVVATNNAISNITNMKRIVEKFIKEKRYKSRLIKKKLEVCLNHYQDGYEWLTSGLNYLKEQNRDMASPDLGMANREVVDCGERFKKGEINPFKKENDEVLYVMTFIPCTISGLADCETSVTGC